One genomic region from Vanacampus margaritifer isolate UIUO_Vmar chromosome 2, RoL_Vmar_1.0, whole genome shotgun sequence encodes:
- the LOC144043612 gene encoding jmjC domain-containing protein 8-like isoform X2, translating to MARDSQRSYTGGRNTFAHRMSRLLHQRWFLYPPDKEPHFHPNMSTLWWLRDVYPRLPSRQAAPMHYPERCSISRTASGTPR from the exons ATGGCACGGGATTCTCAGAGGTCATATACGGGAGGAAG AAATACATTTGCTCACAGAATGTCACGTTTGCTGCATCAGCGCTGGTTCCTGTACCCACCGGACAAGGAGCCGCACTTCCACCCCAACATGAGCACCCTTTGGTGGCTGAGGGACGTCTACCCACGGCTGCCCTCGCGCCAGGCCGCTCCAATGCACTACCCGGAAAG GTGCTCTATTTCCCGGACCGCTAGTGGCACGCCACGCTAA
- the LOC144043602 gene encoding uncharacterized protein LOC144043602 isoform X1, giving the protein MFSYSQMRTCVVAALCLPEHGLSAMMSSFDVAMDTDTEASLLLPVLVSAAMLACGVVLALVCLHCRDNGPPVSIREASVTGEYIPSTQFRLVHPHQSTTRLTSSLLSPFIPASHRGSQCSRRSNREPTESESNHSYQNSHDGQSPSHTFTEPDFPESLTGDYIIVLPGDEASATNHSGVSTPSSGEPHDYENVLHKRTPSPTDEREYLNVIPLPQGGETPTLSSQSDEDDDDSDDDDEGKYVNQASVMSSSPLHDGTGRALAEFDR; this is encoded by the exons ATGTTTTCTTATTCTCAAATGAGGACGTGTGTGGTGGCAGCACTGTGTCTTCCTGAGCACGGCTTGTCCGCCATGATGTCTTCCTTTGAC GTTGCCATGGACACAGACACAGAAGCATCTCTGCTCCTGCCCGTGTTGGTGTCGGCCGCCATGTTGGCGTGCGGTGTTGTCCTGGCGTTGGTCTGTCTGCACTGCAGGGACAACGGGCCGCCCG TATCTATCCGGGAAGCGAGCGTCACCGGCGAGTACATTCC ATCTACTCAATTCAGGCTCGTCCATCCAC ATCAGTCGACAACCCGCCTGACTTCTAGCCTGCTGTCACCTTT CATTCCTGCTTCGCATCGTGGCAGTCAGTGCAGTAGAAGATCCAACAGAGAGCCCACAGAAAGCG AAAGTAACCACAGCTACCAAAACTCCCACGATGGTCAGTCACCTTCGCATACCTTCACAG AACCGGACTTCCCAGAATCTCTTACCGGGGACTACAT AATCGTGTTGCCAGGAGACGAAGCTTctgcgaccaatcacagcggcGTGTCCACACCGAGCTCAG GTGAACCACACGACTACGAGAACGTCCTGCATAAACGCACGCCATCACCAACAG ACGAAAGAGAATACCTGAATGTGATTCCACTTCCTCAAGGGG GAGAAACACCTACGTTGTCATCCCAAAGTGATGAAGACGACGATGACAGCGATGATGACGACGAGGGAAAGTACGTCAATCAAGCCAGC GTGATGTCATCCAGCCCGCTGCATGATGGGACGGGAAGAGCGCTGGCAGAGTTTGACCGATGA
- the LOC144043612 gene encoding jmjC domain-containing protein 8-like isoform X1, translated as MARDSQRSYTGGSRNTFAHRMSRLLHQRWFLYPPDKEPHFHPNMSTLWWLRDVYPRLPSRQAAPMHYPERCSISRTASGTPR; from the exons ATGGCACGGGATTCTCAGAGGTCATATACGGGAGGAAG CAGAAATACATTTGCTCACAGAATGTCACGTTTGCTGCATCAGCGCTGGTTCCTGTACCCACCGGACAAGGAGCCGCACTTCCACCCCAACATGAGCACCCTTTGGTGGCTGAGGGACGTCTACCCACGGCTGCCCTCGCGCCAGGCCGCTCCAATGCACTACCCGGAAAG GTGCTCTATTTCCCGGACCGCTAGTGGCACGCCACGCTAA
- the LOC144043602 gene encoding uncharacterized protein LOC144043602 isoform X2 gives MMSSFDVAMDTDTEASLLLPVLVSAAMLACGVVLALVCLHCRDNGPPVSIREASVTGEYIPSTQFRLVHPHQSTTRLTSSLLSPFIPASHRGSQCSRRSNREPTESESNHSYQNSHDGQSPSHTFTEPDFPESLTGDYIIVLPGDEASATNHSGVSTPSSGEPHDYENVLHKRTPSPTDEREYLNVIPLPQGGETPTLSSQSDEDDDDSDDDDEGKYVNQASVMSSSPLHDGTGRALAEFDR, from the exons ATGATGTCTTCCTTTGAC GTTGCCATGGACACAGACACAGAAGCATCTCTGCTCCTGCCCGTGTTGGTGTCGGCCGCCATGTTGGCGTGCGGTGTTGTCCTGGCGTTGGTCTGTCTGCACTGCAGGGACAACGGGCCGCCCG TATCTATCCGGGAAGCGAGCGTCACCGGCGAGTACATTCC ATCTACTCAATTCAGGCTCGTCCATCCAC ATCAGTCGACAACCCGCCTGACTTCTAGCCTGCTGTCACCTTT CATTCCTGCTTCGCATCGTGGCAGTCAGTGCAGTAGAAGATCCAACAGAGAGCCCACAGAAAGCG AAAGTAACCACAGCTACCAAAACTCCCACGATGGTCAGTCACCTTCGCATACCTTCACAG AACCGGACTTCCCAGAATCTCTTACCGGGGACTACAT AATCGTGTTGCCAGGAGACGAAGCTTctgcgaccaatcacagcggcGTGTCCACACCGAGCTCAG GTGAACCACACGACTACGAGAACGTCCTGCATAAACGCACGCCATCACCAACAG ACGAAAGAGAATACCTGAATGTGATTCCACTTCCTCAAGGGG GAGAAACACCTACGTTGTCATCCCAAAGTGATGAAGACGACGATGACAGCGATGATGACGACGAGGGAAAGTACGTCAATCAAGCCAGC GTGATGTCATCCAGCCCGCTGCATGATGGGACGGGAAGAGCGCTGGCAGAGTTTGACCGATGA
- the spns1 gene encoding protein spinster homolog 1 produces MSADTPTSDAVPFVSDDSEAAEEEEECQDAAQEEEPISGVSPVRAVLTVLILCYVNLLNYMDRFTVAGVLPDIERYFAIDDSKSGLLQTVFICSYMFLAPLFGYLGDRHNRKLIMSIGIAFWSLVTLASSYTPKEHFWALLLTRGLVGVGEASYSTIAPTIIADLYVKDSRTTMLSIFYFAIPVGSGLGYIVGSQVSNVAKDWHWALRVTPALGLVAVLLLVLVVQEPKRGAIEARPEHQLHRSSWMDDLRALSKNTSFVLSTLGFTAVAFVTGSLALWAPTFLFRAAMFTGERAPCVESHCSSSDSLIFGVITCVTGVLGVASGVQASRVLRSRTPHADPLVCAAGLLLSAPFLYLAVVCAQASTVATYVFIFLGETFLSMNWAIVADILLYVVVPTRRSTAEALQIVISHLLGDAGSPYLIGVVSDSLRKWDSFLWQFRSLQLSLLICSFVAVGGGAFFLATALFIEKDRYQAENFIPADDGPILVPKSGRSTLVPVSSVLI; encoded by the exons ATGTCCGCAGACACACCCACATCGGACGCGGTGCCGTTTGTGTCGGACGATAGTgaggcggcggaggaggaggaggagtgtcAGGATGCGGCACAGGAGGAGGAGCCTATCAGCGGCGTGTCGCCCGTGCGCGCCGTTCTGACCGTCCTGATCCTGTGCTACGTCAACCTGCTCAACTACATGGACAGGTTCACCGTTGCAG GTGTGCTTCCCGACATCGAACGTTATTTCGCAATTGATGACAGCAAATCGGGTCTGCTCCAGACGG TCTTCATCTGTAGTTACATGTTCCTGGCGCCGCTCTTCGGTTACCTTGGCGACCGTCACAACAGAAAGTTAATCATGAGCATCGGCATCGCTTTCTGGTCCCTGGTCACGCTCGCCAGCTCCTACACGCCCAAGGAG cACTTCTGGGCGCTGCTGCTGACGCGGGGCCTGGTGGGCGTGGGCGAGGCCAGCTACTCCACCATCGCGCCCACCATCATCGCCGACCTCTACGTCAAGGACAGCCGCACCACTATGCTCTCCATCTTCTACTTTGCCATCCCCGTCGGCAG CGGTCTGGGCTACATCGTGGGCTCCCAAGTCAGCAACGTGGCAAAGGACTGGCACTGGGCTCTGAGG GTGACGCCGGCGTTGGGTCTTGTGGCCGTGCTTCTTCTGGTCCTGGTGGTGCAGGAGCCCAAACGCGGCGCTATCGAAGCTCGGCCCGAACATCAGCTTCACCGAAGCAGCTGGATGGACGACCTGCGAGCGCTGAGCAAGAA CACGAGTTTCGTGCTGTCCACGTTGGGCTTCACGGCCGTGGCCTTCGTCACGGGCTCCCTGGCGCTGTGGGCACCCACCTTCCTCTTCCGGGCGGCCATGTTTACGGGCGAGCGAGCTCCCTGCGTGGAGTCGCACTGCTCGTCCTCGGACAG TCTCATTTTCGGCGTCATCACGTGCGTGACGGGCGTGCTGGGCGTGGCCAGCGGCGTCCAGGCCAGCCGCGTCCTCCGAAGCCGCACGCCGCACGCCGACCCCTTGGTGTGCGCCGCCGGCCTGCTGCTCTCCGCGCCCTTCCTCTACCTTGCCGTCGTCTGCGCCCAGGCCAGCACCGTCGCCACATAC GTGTTTATTTTCCTTGGTGAGACGTTCCTGTCCATGAACTGGGCCATCGTGGCTGACATCCTTCTG TATGTGGTGGTTCCCACGCGACGCTCCACCGCCGAGGCGCTGCAGATCGTCATCTCGCATTTGCTGGGAGACGCCGGAAGTCCTTATCTCATCGGAGTG GTGTCGGACTCCTTGAGGAAGTGGGATTCGTTCCTGTGGCAGTTTCGCTCGCTTCAACTTTCTCTGCTAATATGCTCCTTCGTGGCCGTCGGAGGCGGAGCTTTTTTCTTGGCCACCGCCCTCTTCATTGAGAAAGATCGCTATCAAGCTGAGAACTTTATACCCGCAG ATGACGGGCCCATCTTGGTGCCCAAAAGCGGGCGGTCCACTCTGGTTCCGGTGTCCAGCGTTTTGATTTGA
- the LOC144043612 gene encoding jmjC domain-containing protein 8-like isoform X3, which produces MARDSQRSYTGGRMSRLLHQRWFLYPPDKEPHFHPNMSTLWWLRDVYPRLPSRQAAPMHYPERCSISRTASGTPR; this is translated from the exons ATGGCACGGGATTCTCAGAGGTCATATACGGGAGGAAG AATGTCACGTTTGCTGCATCAGCGCTGGTTCCTGTACCCACCGGACAAGGAGCCGCACTTCCACCCCAACATGAGCACCCTTTGGTGGCTGAGGGACGTCTACCCACGGCTGCCCTCGCGCCAGGCCGCTCCAATGCACTACCCGGAAAG GTGCTCTATTTCCCGGACCGCTAGTGGCACGCCACGCTAA